One genomic region from Buteo buteo chromosome 12, bButBut1.hap1.1, whole genome shotgun sequence encodes:
- the GLO1 gene encoding lactoylglutathione lyase isoform X1 gives MAAPAELGGLSDEAAYGACSEPDASTKDFLLQQTMLRVKDPKKSLDFYTRVLGMTLLQKFDFPTMKFSLYFLAYEDKNDIPKDKTERTAWTFSRKATLELTHNWGTENDENQSYHNGNSDPRGFGHIGIAVPDVNKACKRFEELGVKFVKKPDDGKMKGLAFVQDPDGYWIEILNPNHMVTLT, from the exons ATGGCGGCCCCGGCAGAGCTCGGCGGCCTCAGCGACGAGGCAGCCTATGGCGCCTGCTCGGAGCCGGATGCCAGCACGAAG GATTTTTTGTTGCAGCAGACGATGTTGAGAGTAAAGGATCCTAAGAAGTCACTGGATTTTTATACAAGAGTTCTTGGAATGAC ACTGCTTCAAAAATTTGACTTTCCTACTATGAAGTTCTCACTCTATTTCCTGGCGTATGAAGATAAAAATGATATCCCGAAAGATAAAACTGAGCGAACAGCCTGGACCTTCTCTAGAAAAGCTACACTTGAACTGACACA CAACTGGGGCactgaaaatgatgaaaatcaGTCTTATCACAATGGCAATTCAGATCCCCGAGGATTTG GTCATATTGGAATTGCTGTCCCTGATGTCAATAAAGCTTGTAAGAGGTTTGAAGAACTAGGAGTGAAATTTGTGAAAAAACCAGATGATG gTAAAATGAAAGGACTTGCGTTTGTTCAGGATCCTGATGGCTACTGGATTGAAATTTTGAATCCTAACCACATGGTGACTCTCACTTAG
- the GLO1 gene encoding lactoylglutathione lyase isoform X2: protein MRGGMEPARVPVSDFLLQQTMLRVKDPKKSLDFYTRVLGMTLLQKFDFPTMKFSLYFLAYEDKNDIPKDKTERTAWTFSRKATLELTHNWGTENDENQSYHNGNSDPRGFGHIGIAVPDVNKACKRFEELGVKFVKKPDDGKMKGLAFVQDPDGYWIEILNPNHMVTLT, encoded by the exons ATGAGAGGCGGCATGGAGCCGGCAAGAGTCCCGGTGTCG GATTTTTTGTTGCAGCAGACGATGTTGAGAGTAAAGGATCCTAAGAAGTCACTGGATTTTTATACAAGAGTTCTTGGAATGAC ACTGCTTCAAAAATTTGACTTTCCTACTATGAAGTTCTCACTCTATTTCCTGGCGTATGAAGATAAAAATGATATCCCGAAAGATAAAACTGAGCGAACAGCCTGGACCTTCTCTAGAAAAGCTACACTTGAACTGACACA CAACTGGGGCactgaaaatgatgaaaatcaGTCTTATCACAATGGCAATTCAGATCCCCGAGGATTTG GTCATATTGGAATTGCTGTCCCTGATGTCAATAAAGCTTGTAAGAGGTTTGAAGAACTAGGAGTGAAATTTGTGAAAAAACCAGATGATG gTAAAATGAAAGGACTTGCGTTTGTTCAGGATCCTGATGGCTACTGGATTGAAATTTTGAATCCTAACCACATGGTGACTCTCACTTAG
- the GLO1 gene encoding lactoylglutathione lyase isoform X3, producing MLRVKDPKKSLDFYTRVLGMTLLQKFDFPTMKFSLYFLAYEDKNDIPKDKTERTAWTFSRKATLELTHNWGTENDENQSYHNGNSDPRGFGHIGIAVPDVNKACKRFEELGVKFVKKPDDGKMKGLAFVQDPDGYWIEILNPNHMVTLT from the exons ATGTTGAGAGTAAAGGATCCTAAGAAGTCACTGGATTTTTATACAAGAGTTCTTGGAATGAC ACTGCTTCAAAAATTTGACTTTCCTACTATGAAGTTCTCACTCTATTTCCTGGCGTATGAAGATAAAAATGATATCCCGAAAGATAAAACTGAGCGAACAGCCTGGACCTTCTCTAGAAAAGCTACACTTGAACTGACACA CAACTGGGGCactgaaaatgatgaaaatcaGTCTTATCACAATGGCAATTCAGATCCCCGAGGATTTG GTCATATTGGAATTGCTGTCCCTGATGTCAATAAAGCTTGTAAGAGGTTTGAAGAACTAGGAGTGAAATTTGTGAAAAAACCAGATGATG gTAAAATGAAAGGACTTGCGTTTGTTCAGGATCCTGATGGCTACTGGATTGAAATTTTGAATCCTAACCACATGGTGACTCTCACTTAG